In one window of Physeter macrocephalus isolate SW-GA unplaced genomic scaffold, ASM283717v5 random_822, whole genome shotgun sequence DNA:
- the NTN3 gene encoding netrin-3, with product MPGWPWGLLLAAGTLSAALSPGPPGPADPCHDEGGAPRGCVPGLVNAALGREVLASSTCGRPATRACDASDPRRAHPAALLTSAGGTTSPVCWRSESLTQVPLNVTLTVPLGKAFELVFVSLRFCSAPPTSVALLKSQDHGRSWTPLGFFSSRCGLDYGRVPAPADGPAGLGPEALCFPEPQAQPDGGGLLAFSVQDGSPPGLDLDSSPVLQDWVTATDIQVVLTRPTMLGDTRDATAMVPYSYSATELQVGGRCKCNGHASRCLLDTQGHLICDCRHGTEGPDCGRCKPFYCDRPWQRATAREAHACLACSCNGHARRCRFNMELYRLSGRRSGGVCLNCRHNTAGRHCHYCQEGFYRDPGRALSDRRACRACDCHPVGAAGKTCNQTTGQCPCKDGVTGLTCNRCAPGFQQSRSPVAPCVKTPVPGPTEESSPVEPQDCDLHCKPTRGSYRISLKKFCRKDYAVQVAVRARGEARGSWTRFPVAVLAVFRSGEERARRGNSALWVPARDAACGCPRLLPDRRYLLLGGGPGAAAGGAEGRGPGLSAARGSLVLPWRDAWTRRLRRLQRRERRGRCGEA from the exons ATGCCCGGCTGGCCCTGGGGGCTGCTGCTGGCCGCGGGCACGCTCTCGGCCGCACTGAGCCCGGGGCCGCCGGGGCCCGCCGACCCCTGCCATGACGAGGGGGGCGCGCCCCGCGGTTGCGTGCCCGGCCTGGTGAACGCGGCCTTGGGCCGCGAGGTGCTGGCGTCCAGCACGTGCGGGCGGCCGGCCACGAGGGCCTGCGACGCTTCGGACCCGCGGCGGGCACACCCCGCCGCCCTCCTGACCTCCGCAGGGGGCACCACAAGCCCAGTGTGCTGGCGTTCGGAATCGCTGACGCAGGTGCCCCTCAACGTGACCCTCACAGTGCCCCTCGGCAAGGCTTTTGAGCTGGTGTTCGTGAGCCTGCGCTTCTGCTCTGCACCCCCCACTTCGGTGGCCCTGCTCAAGTCGCAGGACCATGGCCGAAGCTGGACCCCACTGGGCTTCTTCTCCTCCCGCTGTGGCCTGGACTATGGCCGTGTGCCTGCCCCTGCTGATGGCCCAGCTGGCCTGGGGCCCGAAGCCCTGTGcttccctgagccccaggcccagcctgaTGGGGGTGGCCTTCTGGCCTTCAGCGTGCAGGACGGCAGCCCACCAGGCCTGGATCTGGACAGCAGCCCAGTGCTCCAAGACTGGGTGACCGCCACAGACATTCAAGTAGTGCTCACAAGGCCTACCATGCTGGGGGACACGAGGGACGCCACGGCCATGGTCCCTTACTCTTACTCAGCCACTGAGCTCCAGGTGGGCGGGCGCTGCAAGTGCAATGGGCATGCCTCCAGGTGCCTGCTGGACACCCAGGGCCATCTGATCTGCGACTGCCGGCATGGCACCGAGGGCCCTGACTGCGGCCGCTGCAAGCCCTTCTACTGCGACAGGCCATGGCAGCGGGCCACGGCCCGGGAAGCCCATGCCTGCCTTG CTTGCTCCTGCAATGGCCATGCCCGCCGCTGCCGCTTCAACATGGAGCTGTACCGACTGTCTGGCCGCCGCAGTGGAGGTGTCTGCCTCAACTGCCGGCATAATACCGCCGGCCGGCACTGCCACTACTGCCAGGAGGGCTTCTATCGAGACCCAGGCCGTGCCCTGAGTGACCGCCGCGCTTGTAGGG CCTGTGACTGTCACCCTGTTGGTGCTGCTGGCAAAACCTGCAACCAGACCACAGGCCAGTGTCCCTGCAAGGATGGCGTCACTGGCCTCACCTGCAACCGCTGTGCCCCTGGCTTCCAGCAGAGCCGCTCTCCAGTGGCACCCTGCGTTA AGACCCCTGTCCCTGGACCCACTGAGGAGAGCAGCCCTGTGGAGCCCCAGG ACTGCGACTTGCACTGCAAACCTACCCGTGGCAGCTACCGCATCAGCTTGAAGAAGTTCTGCAGGAAGGACTACG CGGTGCAGGTGGCGGTGCGCGCGCGCGGCGAGGCGCGCGGCTCCTGGACGCGCTTCCCGGTGGCCGTGCTCGCCGTGTTCCGGAGCGGCGAGGAGCGCGCGCGGCGCGGGAACAGCGCGCTGTGGGTGCCTGCGCGGGACGCCGCCTGCGGCTGCCCGCGCCTACTACCCGACCGCCGCTACCTGCTGCTGGGGGGCGGGCCGGGGGCCGCGGCCGGGGGTGCCGAGGGCCGGGGGCCCGGGCTCAGCGCCGCCCGCGGGAGCCTCGTGTTGCCCTGGCGGGATGCGTGGACGAGGCGCCTTCGGAGGCTGCAGAGGCGCGAGCGGCGGGGGCGCTGCGGGGAGGCCTGA
- the TEDC2 gene encoding tubulin epsilon and delta complex protein 2 isoform X4 produces MATAYVLLAGSSRRLVAELRDALDSCAERQRQLERSLRVCRRLLRAWEPAETLAPELTPGPETNEEAPSAACIPSPQDLKELELLTQALEKAVRVRKGISKAGEGDKAPSLKSGSIATSPATRASAPPSTSRRAGSRALETKPPRGIRQTRVPVKDLPERRLLSVGDQACMGQGAGATKPESGLRNEQIVLSAASQAPEAFTLKDKGILLQLPEAFRKAASWNSRLWAQLSSTQTSDSVDAVTTAKMQFLQKMQTTSGWPGSRLSATEVEAEVRHLQKACLLLRLRMGEELTADPKDWMQEYRCLLTLEELQAIMGQCLRRLRELCTVVEQQLGPWPEGRFPRASLPCGGGADPIWSPQLLLYSSTQELQTLAALRLRVAMLHQQIHLEKVLMAELLPLVSKQEPLGPPWLALCRAVHSLLCEGGQHFLTILREDKPAD; encoded by the exons ATGGCTACTGCCTACGTGTTGCTTGCCGGCAGCTCGCGCAG GCTAGTGGCCGAGCTGCGTGACGCCCTGGACTCCTGCGCCGAGCGACAGCGGCAGCTGGAGCGGAGCCTGCGAGTCTGCCGTCGGCTGCTGCGTGCCTG GGAACCAGCCGAGACTCTGGCTCCGGAGCTAACCCCAGGGCCAGAAACTAATGAAGAGGCCCCATCTGCAG CATGCATACCCAGCCCGCAAGACCTCAAGGAGCTGGAGCTTCTGACCCAGGCACTGGAGAAGGCTGTACGGGTGCGAAAAGGCATATCAAAGGCTGGAGAAGGAGACAAGGCCCCCAGCCTGAAGTCTGGGTCCATTGCCACTTCCCCTGCCACCAGAGCCTCTGCCCCACCCAGCACCTCACGCAGGGCTGGCAGCCGTGCATTAGAGACAAAACCCCCCAGGGGCATCCGCCAAACCAGGGTGCCTGTCAAGGACCTCCCTGAGCGCAGGCTTCTGTCAGTGGGGGATCAGGCCTGTATGGGGCAAGGGGCTGGAGCCACCAAGCCTGAATCAGGCCTCAGGAACGAACAAATAGTCCTGTCGGCTGCTTCTCAGGCCCCGGAAGCTTTTACACTCAAGGATAAGGG AATCCTGCTGCAGCTGCCCGAGGCCTTCAGGAAAGCGGCTTCCTGGAATTCCCG CCTGTGGGCCCAGCTTAGCTCTACACAGACCAGTGATTCTGTGGATGCTGTTACCACCGCCAAAATGCAGTTCCTCCAGAAAATGCAGACAACT TCAGGCTGGCCTGGCTCCAGGCTCAGTGCCACCGAGGTGGAGGCAGAGGTGCGGCACCTGCAGAAGGCCTGCTTGCTGCTTAGACTTCGAATGGGGGAAGAGCTCACAGCAG ACCCCAAGGACTGGATGCAGGAGTACCGCTGCCTGCTCACGTTGGAGGAGCTGCAGGCCATCATGGGGCAGTGTCTCCGCAGGCTGCGGGAGCTATGCACAG TGGTGGAACAGCAGCTGGGGCCGTGGCCTGAGGGGAGGTTCCCCAGGGCCTCCTTGCCCTGTGGAGGAGGAGCAGACCCTATCTGGAGCCCCCAGTTGCTTCTCTACTCTAGTACCCAGGAGCTGCAGACCCTGGCGGCCCTCAGGCTGCGGGTGGCCATGCTGCACCAGCAGATCCACCTGGAAAAG GTCCTGATGGCCGAACTCCTCCCCCTGGTGAGCAAGCAGGAGCCGCTGGGGCCACCCTGGCTAGCGCTGTGCCGGGCTGTCCACAGCCTGCTCTGTGAGGGAGGCCAGCACTTCCTCACCATCCTACGAGAAGATAAGCCTGCTGACTGA
- the TEDC2 gene encoding tubulin epsilon and delta complex protein 2 isoform X3, which yields MATAYVLLAGSSRRLVAELRDALDSCAERQRQLERSLRVCRRLLRAWEPAETLAPELTPGPETNEEAPSAACIPSPQDLKELELLTQALEKAVRVRKGISKAGEGDKAPSLKSGSIATSPATRASAPPSTSRRAGSRALETKPPRGIRQTRVPVKDLPERRLLSVGDQACMGQGAGATKPESGLRNEQIVLSAASQAPEAFTLKDKGILLQLPEAFRKAASWNSRLWAQLSSTQTSDSVDAVTTAKMQFLQKMQTTSGWPGSRLSATEVEAEVRHLQKACLLLRLRMGEELTADPKDWMQEYRCLLTLEELQAIMGQCLRRLRELCTAVVEQQLGPWPEGRFPRASLPCGGGADPIWSPQLLLYSSTQELQTLAALRLRVAMLHQQIHLEKVLMAELLPLVSKQEPLGPPWLALCRAVHSLLCEGGQHFLTILREDKPAD from the exons ATGGCTACTGCCTACGTGTTGCTTGCCGGCAGCTCGCGCAG GCTAGTGGCCGAGCTGCGTGACGCCCTGGACTCCTGCGCCGAGCGACAGCGGCAGCTGGAGCGGAGCCTGCGAGTCTGCCGTCGGCTGCTGCGTGCCTG GGAACCAGCCGAGACTCTGGCTCCGGAGCTAACCCCAGGGCCAGAAACTAATGAAGAGGCCCCATCTGCAG CATGCATACCCAGCCCGCAAGACCTCAAGGAGCTGGAGCTTCTGACCCAGGCACTGGAGAAGGCTGTACGGGTGCGAAAAGGCATATCAAAGGCTGGAGAAGGAGACAAGGCCCCCAGCCTGAAGTCTGGGTCCATTGCCACTTCCCCTGCCACCAGAGCCTCTGCCCCACCCAGCACCTCACGCAGGGCTGGCAGCCGTGCATTAGAGACAAAACCCCCCAGGGGCATCCGCCAAACCAGGGTGCCTGTCAAGGACCTCCCTGAGCGCAGGCTTCTGTCAGTGGGGGATCAGGCCTGTATGGGGCAAGGGGCTGGAGCCACCAAGCCTGAATCAGGCCTCAGGAACGAACAAATAGTCCTGTCGGCTGCTTCTCAGGCCCCGGAAGCTTTTACACTCAAGGATAAGGG AATCCTGCTGCAGCTGCCCGAGGCCTTCAGGAAAGCGGCTTCCTGGAATTCCCG CCTGTGGGCCCAGCTTAGCTCTACACAGACCAGTGATTCTGTGGATGCTGTTACCACCGCCAAAATGCAGTTCCTCCAGAAAATGCAGACAACT TCAGGCTGGCCTGGCTCCAGGCTCAGTGCCACCGAGGTGGAGGCAGAGGTGCGGCACCTGCAGAAGGCCTGCTTGCTGCTTAGACTTCGAATGGGGGAAGAGCTCACAGCAG ACCCCAAGGACTGGATGCAGGAGTACCGCTGCCTGCTCACGTTGGAGGAGCTGCAGGCCATCATGGGGCAGTGTCTCCGCAGGCTGCGGGAGCTATGCACAG CAGTGGTGGAACAGCAGCTGGGGCCGTGGCCTGAGGGGAGGTTCCCCAGGGCCTCCTTGCCCTGTGGAGGAGGAGCAGACCCTATCTGGAGCCCCCAGTTGCTTCTCTACTCTAGTACCCAGGAGCTGCAGACCCTGGCGGCCCTCAGGCTGCGGGTGGCCATGCTGCACCAGCAGATCCACCTGGAAAAG GTCCTGATGGCCGAACTCCTCCCCCTGGTGAGCAAGCAGGAGCCGCTGGGGCCACCCTGGCTAGCGCTGTGCCGGGCTGTCCACAGCCTGCTCTGTGAGGGAGGCCAGCACTTCCTCACCATCCTACGAGAAGATAAGCCTGCTGACTGA
- the TEDC2 gene encoding tubulin epsilon and delta complex protein 2 isoform X2 encodes MATAYVLLAGSSRRLVAELRDALDSCAERQRQLERSLRVCRRLLRAWEPAETLAPELTPGPETNEEAPSAACIPSPQDLKELELLTQALEKAVRVRKGISKAGEGDKAPSLKSGSIATSPATRASAPPSTSRRAGSRALETKPPRGIRQTRVPVKDLPERRLLSVGDQACMGQGAGATKPESGLRNEQIVLSAASQAPEAFTLKDKGILLQLPEAFRKAASWNSRPAGWSNHVAFWFVGCACVHPSLWAQLSSTQTSDSVDAVTTAKMQFLQKMQTTSGWPGSRLSATEVEAEVRHLQKACLLLRLRMGEELTADPKDWMQEYRCLLTLEELQAIMGQCLRRLRELCTVVEQQLGPWPEGRFPRASLPCGGGADPIWSPQLLLYSSTQELQTLAALRLRVAMLHQQIHLEKVLMAELLPLVSKQEPLGPPWLALCRAVHSLLCEGGQHFLTILREDKPAD; translated from the exons ATGGCTACTGCCTACGTGTTGCTTGCCGGCAGCTCGCGCAG GCTAGTGGCCGAGCTGCGTGACGCCCTGGACTCCTGCGCCGAGCGACAGCGGCAGCTGGAGCGGAGCCTGCGAGTCTGCCGTCGGCTGCTGCGTGCCTG GGAACCAGCCGAGACTCTGGCTCCGGAGCTAACCCCAGGGCCAGAAACTAATGAAGAGGCCCCATCTGCAG CATGCATACCCAGCCCGCAAGACCTCAAGGAGCTGGAGCTTCTGACCCAGGCACTGGAGAAGGCTGTACGGGTGCGAAAAGGCATATCAAAGGCTGGAGAAGGAGACAAGGCCCCCAGCCTGAAGTCTGGGTCCATTGCCACTTCCCCTGCCACCAGAGCCTCTGCCCCACCCAGCACCTCACGCAGGGCTGGCAGCCGTGCATTAGAGACAAAACCCCCCAGGGGCATCCGCCAAACCAGGGTGCCTGTCAAGGACCTCCCTGAGCGCAGGCTTCTGTCAGTGGGGGATCAGGCCTGTATGGGGCAAGGGGCTGGAGCCACCAAGCCTGAATCAGGCCTCAGGAACGAACAAATAGTCCTGTCGGCTGCTTCTCAGGCCCCGGAAGCTTTTACACTCAAGGATAAGGG AATCCTGCTGCAGCTGCCCGAGGCCTTCAGGAAAGCGGCTTCCTGGAATTCCCG TCCAGCTGGCTGGAGTAACCACGTTGCTTTCTGGTTTGTGGGCTGCGCATGTGTGCATCCCAGCCTGTGGGCCCAGCTTAGCTCTACACAGACCAGTGATTCTGTGGATGCTGTTACCACCGCCAAAATGCAGTTCCTCCAGAAAATGCAGACAACT TCAGGCTGGCCTGGCTCCAGGCTCAGTGCCACCGAGGTGGAGGCAGAGGTGCGGCACCTGCAGAAGGCCTGCTTGCTGCTTAGACTTCGAATGGGGGAAGAGCTCACAGCAG ACCCCAAGGACTGGATGCAGGAGTACCGCTGCCTGCTCACGTTGGAGGAGCTGCAGGCCATCATGGGGCAGTGTCTCCGCAGGCTGCGGGAGCTATGCACAG TGGTGGAACAGCAGCTGGGGCCGTGGCCTGAGGGGAGGTTCCCCAGGGCCTCCTTGCCCTGTGGAGGAGGAGCAGACCCTATCTGGAGCCCCCAGTTGCTTCTCTACTCTAGTACCCAGGAGCTGCAGACCCTGGCGGCCCTCAGGCTGCGGGTGGCCATGCTGCACCAGCAGATCCACCTGGAAAAG GTCCTGATGGCCGAACTCCTCCCCCTGGTGAGCAAGCAGGAGCCGCTGGGGCCACCCTGGCTAGCGCTGTGCCGGGCTGTCCACAGCCTGCTCTGTGAGGGAGGCCAGCACTTCCTCACCATCCTACGAGAAGATAAGCCTGCTGACTGA
- the TEDC2 gene encoding tubulin epsilon and delta complex protein 2 isoform X1 has protein sequence MATAYVLLAGSSRRLVAELRDALDSCAERQRQLERSLRVCRRLLRAWEPAETLAPELTPGPETNEEAPSAACIPSPQDLKELELLTQALEKAVRVRKGISKAGEGDKAPSLKSGSIATSPATRASAPPSTSRRAGSRALETKPPRGIRQTRVPVKDLPERRLLSVGDQACMGQGAGATKPESGLRNEQIVLSAASQAPEAFTLKDKGILLQLPEAFRKAASWNSRPAGWSNHVAFWFVGCACVHPSLWAQLSSTQTSDSVDAVTTAKMQFLQKMQTTSGWPGSRLSATEVEAEVRHLQKACLLLRLRMGEELTADPKDWMQEYRCLLTLEELQAIMGQCLRRLRELCTAVVEQQLGPWPEGRFPRASLPCGGGADPIWSPQLLLYSSTQELQTLAALRLRVAMLHQQIHLEKVLMAELLPLVSKQEPLGPPWLALCRAVHSLLCEGGQHFLTILREDKPAD, from the exons ATGGCTACTGCCTACGTGTTGCTTGCCGGCAGCTCGCGCAG GCTAGTGGCCGAGCTGCGTGACGCCCTGGACTCCTGCGCCGAGCGACAGCGGCAGCTGGAGCGGAGCCTGCGAGTCTGCCGTCGGCTGCTGCGTGCCTG GGAACCAGCCGAGACTCTGGCTCCGGAGCTAACCCCAGGGCCAGAAACTAATGAAGAGGCCCCATCTGCAG CATGCATACCCAGCCCGCAAGACCTCAAGGAGCTGGAGCTTCTGACCCAGGCACTGGAGAAGGCTGTACGGGTGCGAAAAGGCATATCAAAGGCTGGAGAAGGAGACAAGGCCCCCAGCCTGAAGTCTGGGTCCATTGCCACTTCCCCTGCCACCAGAGCCTCTGCCCCACCCAGCACCTCACGCAGGGCTGGCAGCCGTGCATTAGAGACAAAACCCCCCAGGGGCATCCGCCAAACCAGGGTGCCTGTCAAGGACCTCCCTGAGCGCAGGCTTCTGTCAGTGGGGGATCAGGCCTGTATGGGGCAAGGGGCTGGAGCCACCAAGCCTGAATCAGGCCTCAGGAACGAACAAATAGTCCTGTCGGCTGCTTCTCAGGCCCCGGAAGCTTTTACACTCAAGGATAAGGG AATCCTGCTGCAGCTGCCCGAGGCCTTCAGGAAAGCGGCTTCCTGGAATTCCCG TCCAGCTGGCTGGAGTAACCACGTTGCTTTCTGGTTTGTGGGCTGCGCATGTGTGCATCCCAGCCTGTGGGCCCAGCTTAGCTCTACACAGACCAGTGATTCTGTGGATGCTGTTACCACCGCCAAAATGCAGTTCCTCCAGAAAATGCAGACAACT TCAGGCTGGCCTGGCTCCAGGCTCAGTGCCACCGAGGTGGAGGCAGAGGTGCGGCACCTGCAGAAGGCCTGCTTGCTGCTTAGACTTCGAATGGGGGAAGAGCTCACAGCAG ACCCCAAGGACTGGATGCAGGAGTACCGCTGCCTGCTCACGTTGGAGGAGCTGCAGGCCATCATGGGGCAGTGTCTCCGCAGGCTGCGGGAGCTATGCACAG CAGTGGTGGAACAGCAGCTGGGGCCGTGGCCTGAGGGGAGGTTCCCCAGGGCCTCCTTGCCCTGTGGAGGAGGAGCAGACCCTATCTGGAGCCCCCAGTTGCTTCTCTACTCTAGTACCCAGGAGCTGCAGACCCTGGCGGCCCTCAGGCTGCGGGTGGCCATGCTGCACCAGCAGATCCACCTGGAAAAG GTCCTGATGGCCGAACTCCTCCCCCTGGTGAGCAAGCAGGAGCCGCTGGGGCCACCCTGGCTAGCGCTGTGCCGGGCTGTCCACAGCCTGCTCTGTGAGGGAGGCCAGCACTTCCTCACCATCCTACGAGAAGATAAGCCTGCTGACTGA
- the TEDC2 gene encoding tubulin epsilon and delta complex protein 2 isoform X5, with product MATAYVLLAGSSRRLVAELRDALDSCAERQRQLERSLRVCRRLLRAWEPAETLAPELTPGPETNEEAPSAACIPSPQDLKELELLTQALEKAVRVRKGISKAGEGDKAPSLKSGSIATSPATRASAPPSTSRRAGSRALETKPPRGIRQTRVPVKDLPERRLLSVGDQACMGQGAGATKPESGLRNEQIVLSAASQAPEAFTLKDKGILLQLPEAFRKAASWNSRPAGWSNHVAFWFVGCACVHPSLWAQLSSTQTSDSVDAVTTAKMQFLQKMQTTSGWPGSRLSATEVEAEVRHLQKACLLLRLRMGEELTADPKDWMQEYRCLLTLEELQAIMGQCLRRLRELCTGPDGRTPPPGEQAGAAGATLASAVPGCPQPAL from the exons ATGGCTACTGCCTACGTGTTGCTTGCCGGCAGCTCGCGCAG GCTAGTGGCCGAGCTGCGTGACGCCCTGGACTCCTGCGCCGAGCGACAGCGGCAGCTGGAGCGGAGCCTGCGAGTCTGCCGTCGGCTGCTGCGTGCCTG GGAACCAGCCGAGACTCTGGCTCCGGAGCTAACCCCAGGGCCAGAAACTAATGAAGAGGCCCCATCTGCAG CATGCATACCCAGCCCGCAAGACCTCAAGGAGCTGGAGCTTCTGACCCAGGCACTGGAGAAGGCTGTACGGGTGCGAAAAGGCATATCAAAGGCTGGAGAAGGAGACAAGGCCCCCAGCCTGAAGTCTGGGTCCATTGCCACTTCCCCTGCCACCAGAGCCTCTGCCCCACCCAGCACCTCACGCAGGGCTGGCAGCCGTGCATTAGAGACAAAACCCCCCAGGGGCATCCGCCAAACCAGGGTGCCTGTCAAGGACCTCCCTGAGCGCAGGCTTCTGTCAGTGGGGGATCAGGCCTGTATGGGGCAAGGGGCTGGAGCCACCAAGCCTGAATCAGGCCTCAGGAACGAACAAATAGTCCTGTCGGCTGCTTCTCAGGCCCCGGAAGCTTTTACACTCAAGGATAAGGG AATCCTGCTGCAGCTGCCCGAGGCCTTCAGGAAAGCGGCTTCCTGGAATTCCCG TCCAGCTGGCTGGAGTAACCACGTTGCTTTCTGGTTTGTGGGCTGCGCATGTGTGCATCCCAGCCTGTGGGCCCAGCTTAGCTCTACACAGACCAGTGATTCTGTGGATGCTGTTACCACCGCCAAAATGCAGTTCCTCCAGAAAATGCAGACAACT TCAGGCTGGCCTGGCTCCAGGCTCAGTGCCACCGAGGTGGAGGCAGAGGTGCGGCACCTGCAGAAGGCCTGCTTGCTGCTTAGACTTCGAATGGGGGAAGAGCTCACAGCAG ACCCCAAGGACTGGATGCAGGAGTACCGCTGCCTGCTCACGTTGGAGGAGCTGCAGGCCATCATGGGGCAGTGTCTCCGCAGGCTGCGGGAGCTATGCACAG GTCCTGATGGCCGAACTCCTCCCCCTGGTGAGCAAGCAGGAGCCGCTGGGGCCACCCTGGCTAGCGCTGTGCCGGGCTGTCCACAGCCTGCTCTGTGA
- the TEDC2 gene encoding tubulin epsilon and delta complex protein 2 isoform X7: MATAYVLLAGSSRRLVAELRDALDSCAERQRQLERSLRVCRRLLRAWEPAETLAPELTPGPETNEEAPSAACIPSPQDLKELELLTQALEKAVRVRKGISKAGEGDKAPSLKSGSIATSPATRASAPPSTSRRAGSRALETKPPRGIRQTRVPVKDLPERRLLSVGDQACMGQGAGATKPESGLRNEQIVLSAASQAPEAFTLKDKGILLQLPEAFRKAASWNSRLWAQLSSTQTSDSVDAVTTAKMQFLQKMQTTSGWPGSRLSATEVEAEVRHLQKACLLLRLRMGEELTADPKDWMQEYRCLLTLEELQAIMGQCLRRLRELCTVPRSCRPWRPSGCGWPCCTSRSTWKRS; encoded by the exons ATGGCTACTGCCTACGTGTTGCTTGCCGGCAGCTCGCGCAG GCTAGTGGCCGAGCTGCGTGACGCCCTGGACTCCTGCGCCGAGCGACAGCGGCAGCTGGAGCGGAGCCTGCGAGTCTGCCGTCGGCTGCTGCGTGCCTG GGAACCAGCCGAGACTCTGGCTCCGGAGCTAACCCCAGGGCCAGAAACTAATGAAGAGGCCCCATCTGCAG CATGCATACCCAGCCCGCAAGACCTCAAGGAGCTGGAGCTTCTGACCCAGGCACTGGAGAAGGCTGTACGGGTGCGAAAAGGCATATCAAAGGCTGGAGAAGGAGACAAGGCCCCCAGCCTGAAGTCTGGGTCCATTGCCACTTCCCCTGCCACCAGAGCCTCTGCCCCACCCAGCACCTCACGCAGGGCTGGCAGCCGTGCATTAGAGACAAAACCCCCCAGGGGCATCCGCCAAACCAGGGTGCCTGTCAAGGACCTCCCTGAGCGCAGGCTTCTGTCAGTGGGGGATCAGGCCTGTATGGGGCAAGGGGCTGGAGCCACCAAGCCTGAATCAGGCCTCAGGAACGAACAAATAGTCCTGTCGGCTGCTTCTCAGGCCCCGGAAGCTTTTACACTCAAGGATAAGGG AATCCTGCTGCAGCTGCCCGAGGCCTTCAGGAAAGCGGCTTCCTGGAATTCCCG CCTGTGGGCCCAGCTTAGCTCTACACAGACCAGTGATTCTGTGGATGCTGTTACCACCGCCAAAATGCAGTTCCTCCAGAAAATGCAGACAACT TCAGGCTGGCCTGGCTCCAGGCTCAGTGCCACCGAGGTGGAGGCAGAGGTGCGGCACCTGCAGAAGGCCTGCTTGCTGCTTAGACTTCGAATGGGGGAAGAGCTCACAGCAG ACCCCAAGGACTGGATGCAGGAGTACCGCTGCCTGCTCACGTTGGAGGAGCTGCAGGCCATCATGGGGCAGTGTCTCCGCAGGCTGCGGGAGCTATGCACAG TACCCAGGAGCTGCAGACCCTGGCGGCCCTCAGGCTGCGGGTGGCCATGCTGCACCAGCAGATCCACCTGGAAAAG GTCCTGA
- the TEDC2 gene encoding tubulin epsilon and delta complex protein 2 isoform X6, with the protein MATAYVLLAGSSRRLVAELRDALDSCAERQRQLERSLRVCRRLLRAWEPAETLAPELTPGPETNEEAPSAACIPSPQDLKELELLTQALEKAVRVRKGISKAGEGDKAPSLKSGSIATSPATRASAPPSTSRRAGSRALETKPPRGIRQTRVPVKDLPERRLLSVGDQACMGQGAGATKPESGLRNEQIVLSAASQAPEAFTLKDKGILLQLPEAFRKAASWNSRPAGWSNHVAFWFVGCACVHPSLWAQLSSTQTSDSVDAVTTAKMQFLQKMQTTSGWPGSRLSATEVEAEVRHLQKACLLLRLRMGEELTADPKDWMQEYRCLLTLEELQAIMGQCLRRLRELCTVPRSCRPWRPSGCGWPCCTSRSTWKRS; encoded by the exons ATGGCTACTGCCTACGTGTTGCTTGCCGGCAGCTCGCGCAG GCTAGTGGCCGAGCTGCGTGACGCCCTGGACTCCTGCGCCGAGCGACAGCGGCAGCTGGAGCGGAGCCTGCGAGTCTGCCGTCGGCTGCTGCGTGCCTG GGAACCAGCCGAGACTCTGGCTCCGGAGCTAACCCCAGGGCCAGAAACTAATGAAGAGGCCCCATCTGCAG CATGCATACCCAGCCCGCAAGACCTCAAGGAGCTGGAGCTTCTGACCCAGGCACTGGAGAAGGCTGTACGGGTGCGAAAAGGCATATCAAAGGCTGGAGAAGGAGACAAGGCCCCCAGCCTGAAGTCTGGGTCCATTGCCACTTCCCCTGCCACCAGAGCCTCTGCCCCACCCAGCACCTCACGCAGGGCTGGCAGCCGTGCATTAGAGACAAAACCCCCCAGGGGCATCCGCCAAACCAGGGTGCCTGTCAAGGACCTCCCTGAGCGCAGGCTTCTGTCAGTGGGGGATCAGGCCTGTATGGGGCAAGGGGCTGGAGCCACCAAGCCTGAATCAGGCCTCAGGAACGAACAAATAGTCCTGTCGGCTGCTTCTCAGGCCCCGGAAGCTTTTACACTCAAGGATAAGGG AATCCTGCTGCAGCTGCCCGAGGCCTTCAGGAAAGCGGCTTCCTGGAATTCCCG TCCAGCTGGCTGGAGTAACCACGTTGCTTTCTGGTTTGTGGGCTGCGCATGTGTGCATCCCAGCCTGTGGGCCCAGCTTAGCTCTACACAGACCAGTGATTCTGTGGATGCTGTTACCACCGCCAAAATGCAGTTCCTCCAGAAAATGCAGACAACT TCAGGCTGGCCTGGCTCCAGGCTCAGTGCCACCGAGGTGGAGGCAGAGGTGCGGCACCTGCAGAAGGCCTGCTTGCTGCTTAGACTTCGAATGGGGGAAGAGCTCACAGCAG ACCCCAAGGACTGGATGCAGGAGTACCGCTGCCTGCTCACGTTGGAGGAGCTGCAGGCCATCATGGGGCAGTGTCTCCGCAGGCTGCGGGAGCTATGCACAG TACCCAGGAGCTGCAGACCCTGGCGGCCCTCAGGCTGCGGGTGGCCATGCTGCACCAGCAGATCCACCTGGAAAAG GTCCTGA